The sequence CCCCCGGCGACGACCTGGACCTGGCCATCGGGTTCCTGTTGACCGAAGGGCTGATCAGGTCGACCGACGACGTGCTGACCGCGCAGCTCTGCGCCGGCGCGGAGACACCGAACACGTACAACGTGGTGGACGTGGTGCTCGCCCCCGGCGTACCGGAACCGACCACCGACCCGTCCCGGAACTTCTACACGACCAGTTCCTGCGGGGTCTGCGGCAAGGCCAGCATCGACGCGGTACGCACCCGGTCGCTCTTCCCGGTCGCGGCCGACCCGCTCAGCGTGCCGGCCGCGCTGCTCGCCGAACTACCCGACCGGTTGCGCGCCGCCCAGCGCGGCTTCGACCGGACCGGCGGGCTGCACGCGGCCGGCCTGTTCACCCCCGACGGTGAGCTCGTGGTGCTCCGGGAGGACGTGGGCCGGCACAACGCCGTGGACAAGGTGATCGGCTGGGCCGTGCGGGAACGACGACTGCCGCTCGCCGGGCACCTGCTGCTCGTCTCCGGGCGGGCCAGCTTCGAGCTGACCCAGAAGGCGTGGATGGCGGGGTTGCCGCTGCTGGCCGCGGTGTCCGCCCCGAGCACCCTCGCCGCCGAACTGGCCGACGAGGCGGGAATGACACTTGTCGGCTTCCTGCGCGGGCGGACCATGAACGTCTACACCGGGCCGCACCGGATCACTGTGCAGCAGCCAGCCTGACCCGAGCGGCCCGTCATCGCCCGATCCGATCGATCAGGTCGAAGAGGGAGAGCCGTGCGGCGGCGTCGCGGGCGATCAGGAAACCGGCGATGCCGAGGATCCAGCCCAACGCGCTGCCCGCCTTCGTGACGATCCAGGTGTTCAGGCGGGCCAGCACCGGCTCGACCAGTCGCGGGCGGGCCACCCGGGCACCCAGCAACAACACCGCCGGCAGCACCATGACCAGGCAGTATCCGGTGAGCAACCCCACCACGCTGGCCGCTCCCACCCCCGAGGTGGCCAACAGGCCCACCGCACCGAGGTACGGGAGCATGGTCGCCACCTCGGCGAGCGCCGCGAGCAGCGCCAGCCCGACCAACCAGCGGGCCGAGGAGTCTCCGGCGGTGGCCCGGTCCCGCCAGCGCAACACACCACCGGTACGGGGACGCCGCTTGCCGTCGTAGCGGAAGCTGAGCGCCAGCATCCCCACGCCCAGGACGAGTTGCGCCCAGAGGACACCACGGTTGTCCAGGGCGCCACCCAGCGCGTCGCCCAACGTGCTGCCGCCCCAGACCAGCAGCAGCCCCACAGCGAGGTAGAACGCCGCGATGGTGGCGAGGTAGCCCAGGATCCGCCGGACGTTGACCGGCCCGGGGGCGAGCAGCAACCAGACCGGGATGAAGAGGGTGCCGATGCTGGTGCTGTCGATCAACGCCAGCCCGGCCAGCGACAGCAGCAACTCGGGGGTCATGTCGTACCAACACGGAGAACAGCCACGAGATCAATTCTCCGGCGGCGCTGGCCCTGCCGCGTCGGCCGTGGACAGGAGCAACGCGTACATCCTTCGACGGAGGGCGACGCCGGAGGTACCCGCCCCGGGCGATCGACCTCGGGGGACGAGGGATCAGCGCCGGGGCGGGAGTCGGCGGGGCTATCGAGCCTTGACCCAGCCGGTGAAACGTTCGGTCAGGCCCTCCGGAGTCTTGCCGCCGTACAGCTCGGTGAGGTGTTCGGTTGCTTCGGCTTGCAGTGCCTTCAGGTGCTCGATCAGCTCGTCGGGTCGACCGCGGTAGCGGCCGAGCAGGCGCAGTTTCGCGGCCGAGCAGGGCCAGGCGATCCCGCAGGTGCGGCAGCGCCAGGCTGGCTTGAGCAGGGGGTGTTCCGTGTCGTCGGTCATCGGCCAGCCCGCACTGGTTCGCGCCGCGTCGTGGGCTCCGGCTTGTCCGGCATGTCTCCTCCTCGTCGTTGGGAGGGGCCGCCCCTGAGTGCTCGCCCACGAGGCGGCCCCGGTACGAACGCGACCGCCGGGTCTCGGGTAGTCCCTGCCGGCCGCGCCGTCTCAGACGCACACTTCCAAGGGTTGCCAGCCGAATACACTGCGTAGCAATATCTCCTGTGGACGTCTCGGACGAACTAGAGGGGACACGGATGAATCGCGCAGTCGCTGAAGCGATGTCGAAATCCGGCCTGACCGCCGACAGCCTCGCCGCCCAGATCGGGGTTGATCCCAAGACGGCGGCCAAGTGGGCGAACCCGGGACGGATTCCGCAGACTCGGCACCGGTCGAAGGTCGCCGAGGTCCTGGGCCGCGACGAGGGCGAACTCTGGCCCGACCTGTACAAGCGGCGCGAGCCGGCGTGGTTCCGGCCCTGGACGGATATCGAGCGTGAGGCCGTGGGTCTCCGGTACTACGAGTCGGCGGTTATCCCCGGTCTCCTACAGACCGAGGCGTACGCGCGAGCCGTGTTGAGCAGCGGACTCTGGGCCGACGACGACCTGGAGGCCCACGTGGAGACGCGCCTCCGCCGCCAGGCTGACGTGTTCGACCGGCCTCGGCCACCGTTGAGTGTCTTCGTCATCGACGAGGCCGCGCTGCGTCGGGGAAGACCCGACATCATGGCCGCCCAGCTCGACCATCTGATCGCGCTCGCCGAGCGGCCGGCCGTGATGATCCACGTCCTCCCCCTGACGGCCGGTTTCCACCCCGGCCAGGCCGGGCCGTTCGTCATCGCCAGCACACCGGACGGCGGCGATGTCGGCTACCTCGACGACCAGGCGGCCGGACGCCTCACTAATGAGGTTGCTCCACTCTGGGCGGTCTGGGATAGCGTGAGGTCGTTAGCGCTACCGCGAGACCTGACCATCGACCTGATGAGAGCGCGAGCATGGATGACCTGACCGGCGCCCGCTGGCGCAAGAGCACCCGCAGCAGCTCGAACGGCGGCAACTGCGTCGAGGTGGCCGACAACCTGCCCGGTGTCGTGCTCGTGCGCGACACCAAGGACCGGGACGGCGGCACGCTGACCTTCGAGCCGACCGCCTGGGCGGGCTTCGTCGGCCTGGCAAAGAAGATCGGCCCCGTCGGCTAGGTCTCGCCCCGGCACGCACTGACCCATGATCGACTCGGGTTTGCTGATATCGGGGTGTCCCGCCAGCGGGGATAACCCGACATCCGTGAAGCGGAGTCGAGACGCCGCGCGTCGACGGCTTCTTCGCCCGGTCGCCCGTCACGCCAGGTCGAGAATGCTCCACCTGGTGGGGAGGACCTTCGCCGCCGCCTCGGGTTGGACGGTCGCGTAGTGCGCCTCGTGGGTGAGTGCAGCACGGGCGGCATGGCCGAGCGAGATGTCTCCGTCCACGGCGCGGGCCAGCTTGCCGGTGTCGCGCACGTCCTCGGCGTCGAGCGGCAGCAGGCGGATCATCGGGGCGGTCATCATCACGCCCAGTAACGCGGCGTCGATCTCGTCGGCCACGCTCGCGAAGGCAACCGCCAGGCAGGTCGCCGGAATGGCCACCTGCCGACCCTCGTCGGCGACCTCCAGCATCAACTCCCCCACCGAGACGTTGCCCTCGAGGTAGGCCGTCAAGGCCGACGCGTCGAACACGACAGCGATCTCATCGCTCATCCGGCCCTGCCCAGCATCCGGCGCCCCTCGGCCAGGGCGTCCGCCGGAATGGGTGTCGCCAGCCTCTCCCGCCACCGCGCCCTACCCGCCTCGGTCACCTCGATGCCGGCCCGCCGCAGCACCTCATGAAGGTGCGTGCCGTCCATCTGGGCCCGCACCGCCGCAGTGATGGCCGCCGAGACGTTGGGCTGCTGGTCGAGCCATTCCGCGACGTCGTCGGGGAGGCTCACGGAGCGCTTCACTGTCATGTTCGCCAGCGTATCAATTCCGGTGGCACCGTCGGTATTACCGCGTGCGCGGCGGGGTCGGTCAGCGGCGGCCACGTCGACTCCGTTTGCGGGGGCGGATGACCCCGGGCATCCCGACCGACGGCCAGCCGTCCAGTTCGGCCGGGGGCACGCCGCGCCGGAGCAGGTCGTCCAGCAGCAGGGCGAGCGAGTAGTCGGGGTGCAGGTCGAGCGTGCGTTCGAGAGCGACCGCCGCCAACGCGCCCTGTCCGGCGCGCCAGGCGGCGAACGCCAGCAGCGCGCCGGGGGCGGCGGCAACCTCCGGCTCGGCGCGGCGCAGCACGTCGGTCCAGAGGGCGATGTCCCGGTCCCGGCCGTCGGTGCGTTCCCACGCGTGATCGCGCACCGGAAGGTGGGTCATCAGCAGGCTCAACCAGGCCACCTCGTCGTCGTCGAGCCGCTCACCACGCCGCTGCCGGCGCTGGGCCTCGCGGACCGCCGCCACCCCGGCAGCGCGCAGCGCCCGCGCCCCGAGCAGGTCACTCTCGGGCGCCTGCTCGATCAACTCGGCCAGTCTCACCTCGGCGCGGGCGGTGGCCGCGCGGGCCGAGTCCCGGGCCGGGCCGTCCACCGGCGCCACCTGCGCCACCAGGGCGGCCCGGTCGGGGAGTGCGACCTGACCGGCGAAGACCGCCGAGGCGGTCACCCGATTGACGGTCGGGTCGTAGCGGCGGCCCTCGGGTGGACAGCAGTCGGGCTCGGCGCAGAGATAGGACCACCAGCGGCCGTCGGTCACCCGCAGCGCGTCGAGCACGTGCAGCCCGAGGTCGTTCAGCGCGTCGCGCACCGCGTCCACCGCCGGGGTGACCCGCTCCGGTTGCCCGTAACCCACAACTGTGGCGGCCTCCGCGCCCTGCCGGCGGATCACACCGGCCAGATGCCCGGCCAGCCCGCCCGTATCCGTCGGGTCGGGCAGGTCCGCCCGGGCGGCGAAGATGATCTGCCGGCCGACCAGCGCCACGGCGACCACGCTGTCGGTGGGGTGGAACCCGAGGAGGTACGGCACGGCGGCGATCAGGTCGGCGGGTGAGCGGACGGCGAGCTGCGGGCGTTCGGTCGAGGTCATGTCGGAAGCCTGCGGTGGGGGCATCTGGCCCTGCCACCCCTGTGGATGACACGCGACTTATCCACAGTTACTGAACGTGTTTTCCCTGCTCACGCCACACCTACGAGTGCGGAAAGAGTGCCGATGTCGTCGGGCGACACCTGGCTGTCGTAAGGAGCGGTTACCGTGCGCTGATGGACCTGGCGTACCTGCGCGCGCATCCGGCACACCTCCCGACCTTCCGGACCCATCAGCGGCTCCGGGAGACGCCGGTGGCCGGTGGCGACATCTGCGCCGCCGCCCGGCTCACCCTCGACGACGGCCACTCCGTCTTCGCCAAGTCCTGGCCGGAGGGCGCCGACCGACCGGCGCCGGAGGGCTTCTTCGCCGCCGAGGCCGCCGGCCTGCGCTGGCTGCGGGAAGCGGGCACTGTCGGCGTACCCGAGGTGATCGTGGTGTTGCCGGAGCTGCTGGCGCTCGACTGGGTGGAGCCCGGCGAACCGACGCCGGAGGCCGCGGAGCGCTTCGGCCGGGAGTTGGCCGGGCTGCACCGGGCGGGCGCGACCGCCTTCGGTGCCAGCTGGCCCGGGTTCATCGGCTCGCTCCCTGCGGACAACACCCTCACCGACGGGCGCTGGTCGACCTGGTTCGCCGAGCGCCGCCTCGTCCCCTACCTACGACGCTCGGTCGACGGTGGCGCGCTGACCAGCGCCGATGCCGCTCTGGTCGAGCAGGTGATCGGTCGCCTCGACGGGCTCGGCGGCGACGAGCCGCCCGCGCGCATCCACGGCGACCTGTGGCCGGGCAACGTGCTGTGGGGGGTCGACGACCGCGCCTGGCTCATCGACCCGGCCGCGCACGGTGGGCACCGGGAAACGGATCTCGCCCAGCTCGCGCTCTTCGGCGGCATCCCCCACCTGGATCGGGTGCTGGCCGCCTACGAGGAGAGTTGGCCGCTGCCGGACGGCTGGCGTGACCGCGTGCCAGTGCATCAGCTGCATCTGCTGCTCGTGCACACCGCACTCTTCGGTGCCAGTTACCGAGATGTGGTCGTCCAGACCGCCCGTGCCGTCCTGGGCCGGGCCGAGCGCGCTACGGTCGACAGGTGAGCGCCGCCCCGGGGACCGACGGCGTCCTCGTCGACCGGTATGGCCGCGTCGCCCGGGACCTGCGCGTGTCCCTCACCGACAAGTGCAACCTGCGCTGCACCTACTGCATGCCGGCGGAAGGTCTGCCCTGGCTGGCCGGCCCCGAGCTGCTGACCGACGAGGAGATCGTCCGGCTGGTCCGGGTGGCTGTCGAGCTGCTCGGCGTGACCGAGGTGCGATTCACCGGCGGTGAACCGCTGATCCGAGCCGGGCTGGTCGACATCGTGACCGAGGTCGCCGCCCTCGCACCGCGCCCCCGGGTCTCGCTGACCACCAACGGCATCGGCCTGGACCGGCTGGCCCCGGCGTTGCGGGCGGCCGGCCTGGATCGGGTGAACGTCTCACTGGACACCCTGGACCCGGACCGGTTCACCAAGCTCACCCGCCGCCCCCGCCTCGACGCGGTGCTGGCCGGGCTCGCCGGGGCGGCGGCCGCCGGGCTCAGCCCCGTGAAGATCAATTCAGTGCTGATGCGTGGTGTCAACGAGGACGAGGCGCCGGCGCTGCTCCGCTTCGCCCTCGATCACGACTACCAGCTGCGGATCATCGAGCAGATGCCGTTGGACGCCCAGCACGGTTGGGCCCGCGACACAATGGTCACCGCCGAGGAGATCCTGGCGTCCCTGCGTACCGTGTTCGCTCTCAGCCCCGACCCGGCGGAGCGTGGCGCGGCACCGGCGGAGACCTGGCTGGTCGACGGCGGCCCCGCCCGGGTCGGTGTGATCGCC comes from Micromonospora vinacea and encodes:
- the fdhD gene encoding formate dehydrogenase accessory sulfurtransferase FdhD, with protein sequence MGRATDRRGVLRIDLDAATAGRGSVRRPDTLAVEEPLEIRVGAAGPGKRRPLAVTMRTPGDDLDLAIGFLLTEGLIRSTDDVLTAQLCAGAETPNTYNVVDVVLAPGVPEPTTDPSRNFYTTSSCGVCGKASIDAVRTRSLFPVAADPLSVPAALLAELPDRLRAAQRGFDRTGGLHAAGLFTPDGELVVLREDVGRHNAVDKVIGWAVRERRLPLAGHLLLVSGRASFELTQKAWMAGLPLLAAVSAPSTLAAELADEAGMTLVGFLRGRTMNVYTGPHRITVQQPA
- a CDS encoding GAP family protein, whose amino-acid sequence is MTPELLLSLAGLALIDSTSIGTLFIPVWLLLAPGPVNVRRILGYLATIAAFYLAVGLLLVWGGSTLGDALGGALDNRGVLWAQLVLGVGMLALSFRYDGKRRPRTGGVLRWRDRATAGDSSARWLVGLALLAALAEVATMLPYLGAVGLLATSGVGAASVVGLLTGYCLVMVLPAVLLLGARVARPRLVEPVLARLNTWIVTKAGSALGWILGIAGFLIARDAAARLSLFDLIDRIGR
- a CDS encoding flavin reductase translates to MTDDTEHPLLKPAWRCRTCGIAWPCSAAKLRLLGRYRGRPDELIEHLKALQAEATEHLTELYGGKTPEGLTERFTGWVKAR
- a CDS encoding Scr1 family TA system antitoxin-like transcriptional regulator, yielding MNRAVAEAMSKSGLTADSLAAQIGVDPKTAAKWANPGRIPQTRHRSKVAEVLGRDEGELWPDLYKRREPAWFRPWTDIEREAVGLRYYESAVIPGLLQTEAYARAVLSSGLWADDDLEAHVETRLRRQADVFDRPRPPLSVFVIDEAALRRGRPDIMAAQLDHLIALAERPAVMIHVLPLTAGFHPGQAGPFVIASTPDGGDVGYLDDQAAGRLTNEVAPLWAVWDSVRSLALPRDLTIDLMRARAWMT
- a CDS encoding DUF397 domain-containing protein produces the protein MTGARWRKSTRSSSNGGNCVEVADNLPGVVLVRDTKDRDGGTLTFEPTAWAGFVGLAKKIGPVG
- a CDS encoding DUF4192 domain-containing protein gives rise to the protein MTSTERPQLAVRSPADLIAAVPYLLGFHPTDSVVAVALVGRQIIFAARADLPDPTDTGGLAGHLAGVIRRQGAEAATVVGYGQPERVTPAVDAVRDALNDLGLHVLDALRVTDGRWWSYLCAEPDCCPPEGRRYDPTVNRVTASAVFAGQVALPDRAALVAQVAPVDGPARDSARAATARAEVRLAELIEQAPESDLLGARALRAAGVAAVREAQRRQRRGERLDDDEVAWLSLLMTHLPVRDHAWERTDGRDRDIALWTDVLRRAEPEVAAAPGALLAFAAWRAGQGALAAVALERTLDLHPDYSLALLLDDLLRRGVPPAELDGWPSVGMPGVIRPRKRSRRGRR
- a CDS encoding fructosamine kinase family protein, with translation MDLAYLRAHPAHLPTFRTHQRLRETPVAGGDICAAARLTLDDGHSVFAKSWPEGADRPAPEGFFAAEAAGLRWLREAGTVGVPEVIVVLPELLALDWVEPGEPTPEAAERFGRELAGLHRAGATAFGASWPGFIGSLPADNTLTDGRWSTWFAERRLVPYLRRSVDGGALTSADAALVEQVIGRLDGLGGDEPPARIHGDLWPGNVLWGVDDRAWLIDPAAHGGHRETDLAQLALFGGIPHLDRVLAAYEESWPLPDGWRDRVPVHQLHLLLVHTALFGASYRDVVVQTARAVLGRAERATVDR
- the moaA gene encoding GTP 3',8-cyclase MoaA; protein product: MSAAPGTDGVLVDRYGRVARDLRVSLTDKCNLRCTYCMPAEGLPWLAGPELLTDEEIVRLVRVAVELLGVTEVRFTGGEPLIRAGLVDIVTEVAALAPRPRVSLTTNGIGLDRLAPALRAAGLDRVNVSLDTLDPDRFTKLTRRPRLDAVLAGLAGAAAAGLSPVKINSVLMRGVNEDEAPALLRFALDHDYQLRIIEQMPLDAQHGWARDTMVTAEEILASLRTVFALSPDPAERGAAPAETWLVDGGPARVGVIASVTRPFCGDCDRTRLTADGQVRACLFATEESDLRAALRGGADDDELARRWRTAMWGKRAGHGIDDPTFLQPTRPMSAIGG